In a single window of the Nodularia spumigena CCY9414 genome:
- a CDS encoding SDR family NAD(P)-dependent oxidoreductase — protein MQNLEGKVTLVTGATRGIGKGIAIGLGEAGATVYITGRTLDNSDTNSEISGNLKDTQTAVEQAGGICIPIQVDHSNDEQVRSLFERIQDEQNGQLDLLVNNVFSGVQAISNSQGQTFWECEPSLWDASNNVGLRSHYVASIYAARIMVKRQQGLICTISSWGGMSQIFSAAYGAGKAACDRLAADMSVELKPHNVASVSLWPGIVGTEQISSLADKIVAENTSDPKNSIFADRYNWETPLFTGRVIAALTGDTNVMRRTGKVQIVAELAQQYGIVDQEGNIPASLRSLKFLIPAALPALRTYSSLIPDIKVPWLLLLLTTLKSPQI, from the coding sequence ATGCAAAACCTTGAAGGAAAAGTAACTTTAGTTACAGGTGCTACACGAGGAATTGGCAAAGGAATCGCTATTGGACTGGGTGAAGCTGGTGCAACTGTGTATATTACCGGAAGAACTCTAGATAATTCTGATACTAATAGTGAAATCTCTGGAAATCTCAAAGATACCCAAACCGCAGTAGAACAAGCCGGTGGTATATGTATTCCCATCCAAGTAGATCATAGCAACGATGAACAAGTGCGATCGCTCTTTGAACGTATCCAAGATGAGCAGAATGGACAACTAGATTTATTAGTTAATAACGTTTTCTCAGGAGTCCAAGCAATCAGTAATAGTCAAGGGCAGACTTTTTGGGAATGTGAACCCAGCCTTTGGGATGCTAGTAACAACGTCGGTTTGCGTAGTCATTATGTTGCCAGTATTTATGCTGCCAGAATCATGGTCAAACGTCAACAGGGATTAATTTGTACCATTTCCTCATGGGGTGGGATGTCGCAAATTTTTAGTGCAGCCTACGGTGCTGGTAAAGCCGCCTGTGACCGATTAGCGGCTGATATGTCAGTAGAACTCAAACCGCATAACGTGGCTTCTGTGTCCCTGTGGCCGGGAATCGTGGGTACTGAGCAAATTTCCAGTTTAGCAGATAAAATTGTAGCAGAAAATACTTCTGACCCAAAAAACTCAATATTTGCAGACCGCTATAACTGGGAAACTCCCTTATTTACAGGGAGAGTAATTGCAGCCCTCACCGGTGATACCAACGTCATGCGCCGCACCGGAAAAGTGCAGATTGTCGCCGAATTAGCCCAACAATATGGAATTGTAGATCAAGAAGGTAATATCCCGGCATCGCTCCGTTCCCTAAAATTTCTCATCCCAGCAGCCTTACCCGCACTGAGAACATACTCATCCCTGATACCAGATATCAAAGTACCGTGGTTACTGCTACTGCTAACAACACTCAAATCACCCCAGATTTAA
- a CDS encoding adenylate/guanylate cyclase domain-containing protein, whose translation MKKLAFRSIRTQIMTSTTLLILGLITAIVTVWATSQSNLYRQEKLNDAKITSKVLSSTYSNELSEENWSQIRINLHLLLQENQDVVYVFVSDTRQGEQIVAGSPQEFLEQYIPDIVPLSVTNYSLDSSYNMETRVSETFLLRDIYFGEKLKAKRGERVIEVASDVLLSNQEKIGTLRIGISLKRIDIAITNAVKQAWIVGFLGLNIGWVCAYILAHRLSDPVRRLQMSVAQISNGDLQHRADIYYRADEIGALANSVNEMSSALQISFSKLQKTLELFEKFVPDKFFSVIAPQGIENIEVGMAATRKMTILFCDIRNYTSMSEAMTPMEIFLFLNDYLACMGKAIDESGGFIDKYIGDAIMALFDDQATDGALKAALLMQNYLDKFNYERSQHGLPKIAVGIGIHRGEVVMGTVGFTCRIDYTVVGDSVNIASRVENITKYYECGILVTDSVVSSLSHPELFSLRLVDKSVKLRGKDEAIAIYELQDKILDAKP comes from the coding sequence ATGAAAAAATTAGCTTTTCGTTCTATTCGCACTCAGATCATGACTTCAACTACCTTGCTGATTCTTGGTTTGATTACTGCTATAGTGACGGTTTGGGCAACAAGTCAAAGCAATCTCTACCGTCAAGAAAAGTTAAATGATGCTAAAATTACTTCTAAAGTCCTGAGTTCTACATATTCTAATGAATTATCGGAAGAAAATTGGAGTCAAATTCGCATAAATTTACATCTTTTACTGCAAGAAAATCAAGATGTTGTTTATGTTTTTGTCTCGGATACCCGTCAAGGTGAACAAATCGTTGCAGGTTCTCCTCAAGAATTTCTAGAGCAATATATTCCTGATATAGTACCTTTAAGTGTCACCAATTATTCACTAGATTCCTCTTATAACATGGAGACTCGTGTATCAGAAACATTTCTGCTCAGAGATATTTACTTTGGAGAAAAGCTAAAAGCTAAACGTGGTGAACGAGTGATTGAAGTGGCTTCAGATGTTTTGCTATCAAATCAAGAAAAAATTGGGACTTTACGAATAGGTATATCCTTAAAAAGAATAGATATTGCTATTACCAATGCAGTCAAGCAAGCTTGGATAGTAGGTTTTTTAGGACTGAACATTGGTTGGGTGTGTGCATATATTTTAGCCCATCGATTGAGTGATCCCGTGCGGCGTTTACAGATGAGCGTTGCTCAAATTTCCAATGGAGATTTACAACATCGCGCTGATATTTATTATCGTGCAGATGAAATTGGTGCATTAGCCAATTCAGTAAATGAAATGTCCTCTGCATTGCAGATATCATTTAGTAAATTGCAAAAAACATTAGAATTATTTGAGAAATTCGTACCAGATAAATTTTTTTCAGTCATTGCTCCCCAAGGAATAGAAAACATTGAAGTAGGTATGGCTGCGACGCGGAAAATGACAATTTTATTCTGTGATATTCGCAATTATACTTCCATGTCAGAAGCTATGACACCGATGGAAATTTTTTTATTTTTAAATGACTATTTAGCTTGTATGGGAAAAGCCATAGATGAATCTGGTGGCTTTATTGATAAATATATAGGTGATGCTATTATGGCGCTGTTTGATGATCAAGCTACTGATGGCGCACTCAAAGCCGCACTTTTAATGCAAAACTATCTGGATAAGTTTAATTATGAGCGATCGCAACACGGATTACCAAAAATTGCCGTAGGTATTGGTATTCACCGTGGTGAAGTGGTCATGGGTACGGTAGGATTTACTTGTCGCATTGATTATACAGTCGTCGGTGACTCGGTAAATATAGCCTCACGGGTTGAGAATATAACTAAATACTATGAATGTGGAATTTTGGTAACTGATTCAGTAGTTTCAAGTTTATCTCATCCCGAATTATTCTCACTGAGATTGGTAGACAAATCGGTGAAATTAAGAGGTAAAGATGAAGCGATCGCAATTTATGAACTTCAGGATAAAATTTTAGATGCAAAACCTTGA
- a CDS encoding molybdopterin-dependent oxidoreductase, which produces MVVLNVWKNLAVVSLGIAVVCLGGCTETPTNEQLAVWRKEASDRNAEIVAEKTKNNQSREWNLVIQGQTATGNTETLNWSQLQNLATDNVNTIDPNHIINPDKVFKFTGISVSSLLKKFGSQSEITEITFVCYDAYQVTIKIKDLLNYPIILAVAKDGQPIPREQGGPIYLIFPYTEYPDIRKKYDPGIWAFYVTHIILGTEPAKVSIGDRELNVADLDQLPQVSLIQNVGYRVWWPSGEVQLSGVRLRDVLKLADVDLNTTSSVVVRGKPPVYRRNSQPIELVTEDILKCDILLATRWGNDKQRIPARMGGPVALAFSDNCPSRAKNQRWVTFVEELIPQL; this is translated from the coding sequence ATGGTTGTATTGAATGTCTGGAAAAACTTGGCTGTAGTATCTTTGGGGATAGCTGTGGTCTGTTTGGGAGGTTGTACAGAAACGCCGACAAATGAACAATTAGCAGTATGGCGTAAAGAAGCAAGCGATCGCAATGCTGAAATTGTGGCAGAAAAAACTAAAAATAACCAGTCGCGTGAATGGAATTTAGTTATACAAGGTCAGACAGCAACAGGAAACACGGAAACATTAAATTGGTCACAGTTGCAGAATTTAGCTACAGACAATGTGAATACTATTGATCCTAATCACATTATTAATCCTGACAAAGTATTTAAATTTACTGGCATATCTGTAAGTTCACTATTAAAAAAGTTTGGTAGTCAAAGCGAAATCACGGAAATAACTTTCGTGTGTTATGATGCCTATCAAGTGACTATCAAGATAAAAGATTTACTCAATTACCCAATTATTTTAGCAGTTGCTAAGGATGGTCAACCAATTCCCCGTGAGCAAGGTGGACCGATTTATTTAATTTTTCCCTATACTGAGTATCCAGACATTAGAAAAAAGTATGATCCGGGGATTTGGGCATTTTATGTAACTCACATCATATTGGGTACAGAACCAGCTAAGGTCAGTATAGGAGATCGTGAACTCAATGTAGCCGATTTAGATCAATTACCCCAAGTTAGCTTGATACAAAATGTTGGTTATCGGGTGTGGTGGCCGAGTGGCGAAGTGCAATTATCCGGTGTGAGACTACGAGATGTTCTCAAGTTAGCTGATGTAGATTTAAACACTACGAGTTCTGTAGTCGTGCGTGGTAAACCCCCAGTTTACCGCCGAAATTCTCAGCCAATAGAATTAGTCACTGAGGATATACTCAAATGTGATATTCTTTTAGCTACTAGATGGGGTAATGACAAACAAAGAATTCCCGCGAGAATGGGAGGTCCAGTCGCTTTGGCTTTTAGTGATAATTGTCCCAGTAGAGCTAAGAATCAGCGATGGGTGACTTTCGTAGAAGAGTTAATTCCACAACTATGA